In Labeo rohita strain BAU-BD-2019 chromosome 16, IGBB_LRoh.1.0, whole genome shotgun sequence, one DNA window encodes the following:
- the LOC127179032 gene encoding fucolectin-2-like isoform X2 translates to MPYFTDSTAAKARNLALYGKATQSDLVGNPWSADGHASNAIDGNRDPYYEHGSCTATEWQTDPWWRLDLLNEYVVTSITITNRKECCPERLDGAEIHIGNSLLNNGNSNPLAGKISSIPGGRSLTFKWKKGISGRYINVVIPGSNRLLTLCEVEVYGYPAPDGENVALKGKATQITLYGNNLASNAIDGNKDGDCKHGSCSHTEKSLNPWWRLDLLKRHKVFSVVITNRAGSVFQRLNGAEIRIGNSLDNNGNNNPRCAVISSIPAGFSTTFECDGMEGHYINVVIPGREEYLTFSEVEVFGSPLD, encoded by the exons ATGCCTTATTTTACAGACTCAACTGCAGCTAAAG CCAGAAATCTTGCTTTATATGGCAAGGCCACACAATCAGACCTGGTCGGGAATCCTTGGTCAGCAGATGGCCATGCCAGCAATGCTATTGATGGAAATCGTGACCCATATTATGAACATGGATCATGTACTGCTACTGAATGGCAAACTGACCCATGGTGGAGGTTAGATTTACTAAACGAGTACGTAGTGACCTCCATAACTATCACCAACCGAAAAGAGTGCTGTCCTGAAAGACTTGATGGAGCCGAGATACACATTGGAAACTCTCTGCTGAACAACGGCAACAGCAACCCATT GGCTGGAAAGATTTCATCCATTCCAGGTGGGAGATCCCTCACTTTCAAATGGAAGAAAGGCATTTCAGGCCGTTACATCAATGTGGTCATACCTGGATCTAATCGCCTTCTTACCCTCTGTGAGGTTGAGGTTTACGGTTATCCAGCTCCTGATG GtgaaaatgtggctttaaaaggGAAAGCTACACAGATTACCCTCTATGGAAACAATCTTGCATCCAATGCCATTGATGGGAACAAAGATGGTGATTGCAAACATGGATCCTGTTCCCACACGGAAAAATCTCTCAATCCCTGGTGGAGACTGGACCTACTGAAAAGGCACAAAGTGTTTTCAGTGGTAATAACAAACAGAGCAGGTAGTGTTTTTCAAAGATTGAATGGGGCAGAAATTAGAATTGGAAACAGTCTGGACAACAATGGCAATAACAATCCCAg GTGTGCTGTGATCTCTTCCATTCCTGCTGGTTTTTCTACCACCTTTGAATGTGATGGGATGGAAGGACATTACATTAATGTTGTTATTCCAGGACGGGAAGAATATCTTACATTCTCTGAGGTTGAAGTTTTTGGATCACCACTGGATTGA